The following are encoded together in the Triticum dicoccoides isolate Atlit2015 ecotype Zavitan chromosome 6B, WEW_v2.0, whole genome shotgun sequence genome:
- the LOC119326705 gene encoding uncharacterized protein LOC119326705: MNFVLVHGIGGLVLLRYLGAAETAIDSLPEEIGELGQLETLNLRKTKMLSTLPTSIAKQKMLAHLLIDGTVKLPSEILKMQGLEEVSTVGVYSSRTIDSVAELLRKSERLRVLGIRLDGSHLSNDNESVRTFLMEVTRSNKLTCLSLDCLNFGLLDIPLEFPPSDQLRRFELKISVPVLGRTAHRMASLVSVTHLDIEIVRLEDEAVRALGGLPHLVLLKLVSSGGIRFSSQLKWNPEGRCKVGVDHGFKCVKVLSLICRSGGTELEFTPGAMKELQRLTLDFSAREALCIYGNLSFGIEHLSSLTRVHAMISCKSVVASEVNTVKDAIREQAGNLSSKPTIEFTTINEHMIIPDHKAKTAAISPKIWLNGCINFRQTA; encoded by the coding sequence ATGAATTTTGTCCTAGTTCACGGCATCGGGGGATTGGTTCTGCTGAGATACCTGGGGGCTGCAGAGACTGCAATCGATTCTTTACCAGAGGAAATCGGAGAACTAGGGCAGCTGGAGACCCTGAATTTGAGGAAGACAAAAATGCTGAGCACTTTGCCTACTTCTATAGCTAAACAGAAAATGTTGGCACATCTGCTAATTGACGGCACCGTCAAACTGCCTAGCGAAATCCTGAAAATGCAAGGATTAGAAGAAGTATCAACTGTTGGTGTCTACAGTAGCAGGACAATCGATTCAGTGGCAGAGCTCTTGAGGAAGTCGGAGCGGCTGAGGGTCCTCGGCATAAGATTGGATGGGTCACACTTATCTAATGATAACGAGAGTGTCAGGACTTTCCTCATGGAGGTTACAAGGTCTAATAAGCTTACTTGCCTATCACTTGATTGCCTCAATTTCGGTTTGCTTGACATACCGCTGGAGTTCCCTCCATCTGATCAGCTCCGAAGATTTGAGCTGAAAATCTCGGTTCCAGTCCTCGGACGGACTGCACACAGGATGGCCTCTCTTGTCAGCGTTACCCACTTGGATATTGAAATTGTTCGATTAGAAGATGAAGCTGTCCGTGCCCTGGGAGGTTTGCCTCATCTAGTCCTTCTCAAGTTAGTTTCTTCAGGTGGCATAAGATTCAGCTCACAACTCAAATGGAACCCAGAAGGCAGGTGCAAAGTCGGCGTGGACCATGGCTTTAAGTGTGTGAAAGTATTGTCGCTCATATGCCGATCTGGTGGGACGGAGCTGGAGTTCACACCAGGAGCCATGAAGGAGCTACAGAGGCTGACGCTCGACTTCAGCGCACGGGAAGCACTGTGTATCTATGGAAATTTGAGTTTTGGCATCGAGCATCTCTCTTCCCTCACACGAGTCCATGCCATGATTAGCTGCAAATCTGTTGTAGCTTCGGAGGTAAATACTGTGAAGGATGCGATACGAGAACAAGCAGGTAACTTGTCTAGCAAACCCACAATCGAATTCACCACAATAAATGAACACATGATAATTCCTGATCACAAAGCAAAGACAGCAGCAATTTCCCCTAAAATTTGGTTAAACGGGTGTATCAACTTCAGACAAACTGCCTAG
- the LOC119326704 gene encoding disease resistance protein RGA5-like, which yields MQIMEGQPMVSYSAGSVNSIVYKLTKLKDCALVIEGLQKDLMILLESFSQVAVLPSKMNWQVQVWMKIVRELVFDIEDWIDQVPAMPNTGGQLLDLEDEVKRFKARIEHALPSELRDPASLPGHAQVTVDSHILFEEKTALVGMEVPMDELVKHLTGEHEKRRKVVSILGVEGLGKTTLAKEVYSKIQGNFECRAFVTLGRRPSITETVQEILCQVNPSAEKKINLKIDPRRGRGAAQDLKKLLTELWKYLATKRYFILVDGLWSTQAWKIINSALPNENNGSRVLTTTCISAVAQHCSVRPMDIYRIEPLNEEMSARLYLKLTRQKEWPADHAEVTKNMFKMCGGMPLALVLAAGLLAAKCKELPEPEISVVSSVEQYSKSDGIMKTLQMSYDALSLPLRSCLLYLSVFRGGCTIKKDRLIRLWIAERLIRRKDDERRAQEIRRDGGEETRVEGGEIIGYEENGGKETGDEKSLWETGQLYFKELIIRRLIQPVFNYNDDQPEGCTVHGVILDFINSLSSKGNFVTVGGAHLSTDTVRRFSLDCFNNNDEDRDATLASFAIHLSRVRSGEPSSLIEYVCTMGIQPFIAPLLCKPATLTVFTT from the exons ATGCAGATCATGGAGGGCCAGCCCATGGTGAGCTATTCGGCAGGATCAGTGAACTCTATTGTCTACAAGCTCACCAAGCTAAAGGATTGCGCCCTTGTAATTGAAGGGTTACAAAAGGATCTTATGATTCTTTTGGAGAGTTTCAGCCAAGTGGCTGTGTTGCCAAGTAAGATGAATTGGCAAGTCCAAGTGTGGATGAAAATTGTGAGGGAGTTGGTCTTCGACATCGAGGACTGGATCGATCAGGTGCCGGCGATGCCAAACACAGGGGGCCAACTACTGGATTTAGAAGATGAAGTGAAAAGATTCAAGGCCCGGATCGAGCACGCGC TGCCGTCTGAACTTCGTGATCCTGCTTCTTTACCCGGCCACGCCCAAGTTACAGTTGATTCACATATACTTTTCGAGGAGAAAACTGCCCTTGTCGGGATGGAAGTTCCAATGGATGAGCTTGTCAAGCATCTCACTGGTGAGCATGAGAAGAGGCGGAAGGTGGTTTCCATCCTCGGGGTGGAAGGCCTTGGTAAGACTACTCTTGCCAAGGAGGTTTATTCAAAGATTCAAGGGAACTTTGAGTGCCGAGCTTTTGTTACTCTTGGCCGGAGACCATCCATTACGGAGACTGTGCAGGAAATACTTTGTCAAGTAAACCCCTctgcagaaaagaaaataaacctgAAGATTGATCCTAGGCGTGGAAGGGGCGCAGCCCAGGATCTGAAAAAACTCCTCACTGAGCTTTGGAAGTACCTCGCCACAAAGAG GTATTTCATCTTAGTGGATGGCTTATGGAGCACACAGGCTTGGAAAATTATCAATTCTGCTTTGCCCAACGAGAATAATGGAAGCAGGGTATTGACAACAACATGCATCAGTGCTGTTGCTCAACATTGTTCTGTACGTCCAATGGATATCTATCGGATTGAGCCACTTAACGAGGAGATGTCTGCAAGATTATACCTAAAATTAACTCGGCAAAAAGAATGGCCGGCTGATCATGCTGAAGTAACCAAAAACATGTTTAAAATGTGTGGTGGCATGCCATTGGCCCTAGTTCTTGCAGCTGGCTTATTAGCAGCAAAATGCAAAGAACTACCAGAGCCTGAGATATCTGTTGTTTCATCAGTGGAGCAATATTCCAAATCAGATGGGATTATGAAGACACTGCAGATGAGTTATGATGCTTTGTCTTTGCCTCTGAGGTCTTGCTTGTTGTACCTAAGTGTCTTTCGAGGAGGTTGCACCATCAAGAAGGACCGTCTGATACGATTATGGATTGCTGAAAGACTTATCCGTCGAAAAGATGATgaaagaagagctcaagaaataagACGTGATGGAGGAGAAGAAACGAGAGTTGAAGGAGGTGAAATCATAGGATATGAAGAAAATGGAGGTAAAGAAACAGGAGACGAAAAAAGCTTGTGGGAGACAGGGCAGCTCTACTTCAAAGAGCTCATCATCAGGAGACTGATTCAGCCTGTGTTCAACTACAATGATGACCAGCCAGAGGGTTGCACCGTTCACGGTGTAATTCTTGATTTCATCAATTCTTTGTCGAGCAAAGGTAACTTTGTTACAGTTGGTGGTGCTCATTTGAGCACAGACACGGTTCGGCGATTCTCGCTGGACTGCTTTAACAACAATGACGAAGACAGAGATGCCACCTTGGCATCATTTGCTATACACTTATCTAGAGTGCGATCGGGGGAGCCCTCATCTCTCATCGAGTATGTATGCACTATGGGAATACAACCATTTATTGCACCTTTGTTGTGCAAACCAGCTACCTTAACCGTTTTTACAACGTGA